A genomic segment from Aegilops tauschii subsp. strangulata cultivar AL8/78 chromosome 1, Aet v6.0, whole genome shotgun sequence encodes:
- the LOC109756772 gene encoding cytochrome P450 89A2-like, producing MDMWHISLSVCAMLVTLPVLLILRGSRAGCRIPPGPPSVPVLGSLVWLTNSPADPEPLLQRLFRRYGSVVSLRLGSSLSIYIADRRLAHAALVVHGAYLADRPSVLVAAATLLGENNHTITRASYGPVCRLLRRNLVAETLHPSRVRLFAPARCWARRVLTEKLLAGGEAVIETFRHAMFCLLLAMCFGERLDEGAVRAIAAAQREQLLYFSHQMAVFAFLPSVTKHVFRGRLRAAHALRRRQMELFMPLINARREYMKLNNSDRAKKKSDTTFEHSYVDTLLDLKLPEEERPLSDQEMINLCSEFLNAGTDTTSTAMQWIMAELVKNPAIQDKLYGEIIKVAAITGDNSQEEVPEEDLHKIPYLKAVVLEGLRKHPPGHFVLPHKAAEDIELCGAYLIPKGATVNFMVAEMGRDAEEWENPMEFAPERFVAGGDREGVDVTGNREIRMMPFGAGRRICAGLGVAMLHLEYFVANMVREFEWKEVAGDEVDFAEKREFTCVMQKPLRPRLVPRIKDE from the coding sequence atGGACATGTGGCACATCAGCCTGAGTGTGTGCGCGATGCTCGTCACCCTCCCGGTCCTGCTCATCCTTCGCGGGAGCCGGGCTGGCTGCCGCATCCCGCCGGGCCCGCCGTCCGTGCCGGTGCTCGGCAGCTTGGTATGGCTGACGAACTCGCCCGCCGACCCCGAGCCCCTCCTCCAGCGCCTGTTCAGGCGGTACGGCTCCGTGGTTTCCCTGCGGTTGGGATCCAGTCTCTCAATCTACATTGCCGACCGCCGGCTCGCGCACGCGGCGCTCGTCGTGCACGGAGCCTACCTGGCGGACCGCCCCAGCGTGCTCGTCGCGGCCGCGACGCTCCTGGGCGAGAACAACCACACCATCACGCGCGCCAGCTACGGGCCCGTGTGCCGCCTCCTGCGCCGGAACCTCGTCGCCGAGACGCTGCACCCGTCGCGCGTCCGCCTCTTCGCACCCGCGCGCTGCTGGGCGCGCCGCGTGCTCACCGAGAAACTGCTGGCCGGCGGAGAAGCGGTCATCGAGACGTTCCGGCACGCTATGTTCTGCCTCCTCCTGGCCATGTGCTTCGGCGAGCGGCTCGACGAGGGCGCGGTGCGCGCAATCGCGGCCGCGCAGCGGGAGCAGCTGCTCTACTTCTCGCACCAGATGGCCGTGTTCGCCTTCCTCCCGTCAGTAACCAAGCACGTCTTCCGCGGCCGCCTCCGGGCGGCGCACGCGCTGCGGCGCCGGCAGATGGAGCTGTTCATGCCACTCATCAACGCGCGGCGGGAGTACATGAAGTTGAACAACTCGGACCGGGCCAAGAAGAAATCAGACACCACGTTCGAGCATTCGTACGTGGACACGCTTCTCGACCTCAAGCTCCCGGAGGAGGAGCGGCCGCTTAGCGACCAAGAGATGATCAATCTCTGCTCCGAGTTCCTCAACGCCGGGACCGACACCACCTCCACCGCGATGCAGTGGATCATGGCCGAGCTGGTCAAGAACCCGGCCATTCAGGACAAGCTCTACGGCGAGATCATCAAGGTCGCCGCAATCACGGGCGACAACAGCCAGGAGGAGGTCCCCGAGGAGGACCTCCACAAGATCCCGTACCTCAAGGCGGTTGTCCTCGAAGGCCTCCGGAAGCACCCCCCGGGGCACTTCGTGCTGCCACACAAGGCGGCAGAGGACATCGAGCTGTGCGGCGCGTACCTGATCCCCAAGGGCGCCACGGTGAACTTCATGGTGGCCGAGATGGGCAGGGACGCGGAGGAGTGGGAGAACCCGATGGAGTTCGCGCCGGAGAGATTCGTGGCTGGCGGGGATAGGGAAGGGGTGGACGTGACGGGCAACAGGGAGATCAGGATGATGCCCTTCGGGGCAGGCCGGAGGATCTGCGCGGGGCTTGGCGTCGCCATGCTCCACCTCGAGTACTTCGTGGCCAACATGGTGAGGGAGTTCGAGTGGAAAGAGGTCGCGGGCGACGAGGTGGACTTTGCCGAGAAGCGGGAGTTCACCTGCGTCATGCAGAAGCCGTTGCGCCCTCGCCTCGTGCCACGAATTAAGGACGAGTAA